The genomic segment CGACATAGCAGCGCATTTCCGGCGCATTGCCGGAAGGCCGCAGATGAATGATGCGGCGATCGGCCAGCACCACGCGCAGGCCGTCAATATCGCTGACGGAGGCCACTGTGCCGATCGGCGCCAGGAAATCGGCGAGATTGGCGGAAGACGCACGCAGATGGCGCATCAGTGCCTGGCTCGTCTCCACAGGCATGTTTTCCAGCCGGTCGGCATCGGCCACCGGCAGCCGGATCTCGGCGGCCAGCGCCGAAAGCGGCTTTGCGGCCGCCGCCGCCTGGCACAGGCTGGCGAGAATGGGAAGGAAACTGTCGCGCGTCGGGAGGGCGGCGAGACGGGTTTCGCCGACGGTGAAATCCGAGGCGGTCAAAACGCCGCCATTGGCCTCAAAGCCCATCACCGCCGTGTCCCCGGCCTGCAGCGCGGCATTCATCTCCGCCACCACGAAAGGCGAGCCGACCCGCGTGCGCACCACATGATAGGTCCCGGCGGCCTCCAGGCCGGAATTGGAGGTGACGGGGGTCACGACCACCCGGGCGGCCAGGAAACGCGCGACGAGCAGGCCGAGGAGATCGCCCCGCAGCGGCAGGCCGGTTTCATCCGCAACGAGCGGCCTGTCGCCATCGCCATCGGTCGACACGATCGCATCCAGCCCATGCTCGCCTGCCCAGCCCTTCAGGAGCGCCACGGTCTCCTCGGAGACGGCTTCGGTATCGACGGGGATGAAGCTCTGCGAGAAGCCGAGCGGCACCACTTCGGCGCCGCTTTCGCCCAGAAGCGCGATCAGGCCCTCGCGCGCGACGCTGCTGTGCTGGTAGACGCCGATCCTGAGGCCGGCCAGGCTTGTGGTGCCGATCAGGCCGCGATAGCGCTGAAGAAACAGCGCCTGGGCCGCCTCCCCTTCATTCGGGGCGCTGGCGGGCGTCAGATCGACGATATCGCCCTTGAGCTCGGCAGCAAGCCGGGTGATCGCCGCCTCGTCGGTCTTGTCGATCTCGCCGTCGGGACGGTAGAATTTGATGCCGTTGCGGTCGGCGGGAATATGCGAGCCGGTGACCATCAGGCAGGCCGCACCGTTTTTCATCGCATAAAGGGCGAGTGCCGGCGTCGGCAGGGCGCCGCAATCCACCGGATCGAAACCGGCCCTTTGCAGGGCGCCGATACAGGTCGCGGCAATATCGGGGCTCGAGGGGCGGTAGTCGGCGCCGACATAGATCCGGCTGCCGGCCACAGCCATGCCGGTCGAAAGCAAATGCCGTGCGAAGGCCGTCGCATAAAGTGCAGACGCGTGACCCTCAAGGTCTTTCACAAGGCCTCGAAGCCCGCTCGTGCCGAATTTCACGGTCAGATCCCCAATGGTAGGTTTCGTCATGGCTGCCCGGCGAAGCCGCCGGATAGGGCGTCCCACGCGCGGGCGTCGCGGCGTTGTAGCAGCTTGAAGGTGGACGTCAACGGCATCCCGGGGGCATCCCGGGGGCATCACGGAGGCATGGCCGGGGCGCGGCGGGGGGATGGTGCAGGCATGGAGGGCCACAGTCCGCGCTCTGCGTTGACCGTGTCGGCTTGGCCCCCCGGGCTTGGAGCGGTCTCCCGGTTTGGAGCGGCCTTACAGCGTC from the Rhizobium sp. SSA_523 genome contains:
- a CDS encoding phosphomannomutase, which encodes MTKPTIGDLTVKFGTSGLRGLVKDLEGHASALYATAFARHLLSTGMAVAGSRIYVGADYRPSSPDIAATCIGALQRAGFDPVDCGALPTPALALYAMKNGAACLMVTGSHIPADRNGIKFYRPDGEIDKTDEAAITRLAAELKGDIVDLTPASAPNEGEAAQALFLQRYRGLIGTTSLAGLRIGVYQHSSVAREGLIALLGESGAEVVPLGFSQSFIPVDTEAVSEETVALLKGWAGEHGLDAIVSTDGDGDRPLVADETGLPLRGDLLGLLVARFLAARVVVTPVTSNSGLEAAGTYHVVRTRVGSPFVVAEMNAALQAGDTAVMGFEANGGVLTASDFTVGETRLAALPTRDSFLPILASLCQAAAAAKPLSALAAEIRLPVADADRLENMPVETSQALMRHLRASSANLADFLAPIGTVASVSDIDGLRVVLADRRIIHLRPSGNAPEMRCYVEAETEADARALLGEGLALVRRFAGASQ